From one Coffea eugenioides isolate CCC68of chromosome 11, Ceug_1.0, whole genome shotgun sequence genomic stretch:
- the LOC113752697 gene encoding polygalacturonase-1 non-catalytic subunit beta-like → MMMQVGLSGSETDGRLKLAGENPFTAKASLIRRWGTQVTNDLPMPGFFLNKASPLNAVQMATFSKLLADQNSFSTQLPAFCSKANLLCFPDLSPSLEKYGNDVNFVTYSDKNFTNYGTDRPGGVDTFKNYSNDFLPLDSFRRYSRGSLGHNDKFSTYAIDGNLVEQTFDTYGTTATGGAGTFTNYQNLVNVPNLNFTSYSDDASGRNQGFTNYINNGNSGEEDFKSYSKMGNGGENKFTTYTNDSNGILSSFSNYGKSGNGIKDTFTSYGFGGNVPENTFTSYGDGGNAATEIFKSYSDKTNVGADFFKSYAKDSNAAKANFASYGRSVNKGPVQFTSYGEGAKNHHIEFKIYGDNYSFKKYAKNGVTFKTYLNETGGRKVKPNTNNKWVEPGKFFREKMLKSGTVMPMPDIRDKMPKRSFLPRVIAAKLPFSTSKIRELNKIFHARENSGIGRLISDALNECERAPSPGETKRCVGSGEDMIDFATSVLGRNVVVRTTENTRGSGGNILIGSVKGINGGKVTRSVSCHQSLFPYLLYYCHSVPKVRVYEADILDPNTKDKVNRGVAICHVDTSSWSPGYGAFIALGSGPGKIEVCHWIFENDMTWAVAY, encoded by the exons ATGATGATGCAGGTGGGCTTGTCCGGATCGGAGACGGATGGTCGCCTGAAGCTGGCCGGAGAAAACCCATTCACGGCAAAGGCTTCTTTGATTCGTCGCTGGGGAACCCAAGTCACCAATGACTTACCAATGCCAGGGTTTTTCCTCAACAAAGCCTCCCCACTCAACGCGGTCCAAATGGCAACTTTCTCAAAACTACTTGCCGATCAAAACTCCTTCTCAACTCAACTCCCAGCCTTCTGCTCCAAGGCCAACCTCCTCTGCTTCCCGGACTTATCCCCGAGCCTCGAAAAATACGGCAACGACGTTAATTTCGTTACCTACAGCGACAAGAACTTCACAAACTACGGCACCGACCGCCCCGGGGGAGTGGATACCTTCAAGAACTACTCCAACGACTTCCTCCCTCTCGACAGTTTCCGTCGGTACAGTCGCGGCTCCCTCGGCCACAACGACAAGTTCTCCACCTACGCCATTGATGGCAACTTGGTTGAGCAAACCTTCGACACTTACGGCACCACCGCCACCGGCGGAGCGGGAACCTTCACCAACTACCAGAATCTTGTCAACGTCCCCAATCTGAACTTCACCTCCTACTCCGACGATGCCAGTGGCCGGAACCAAGGTTTCACAAACTACATAAACAATGGCAATAGCGGGGAGGAAGATTTCAAAAGCTACAGTAAAATGGGGAATGGAGGTGAAAATAAATTCACCACTTACACGAATGACTCAAACGGCATTCTTTCGAGCTTTTCTAACTACGGTAAATCCGGGAATGGAATTAAAGATACTTTTACTTCATACGGGTTTGGCGGAAATGTGCCAGAAAATACTTTTACCAGTTATGGAGATGGAGGTAATGCTGCCACGGAAATATTCAAGAGTTATAGTGATAAAACGAATGTTGGAGCTGACTTTTTCAAATCTTATGCTAAGGACTCAAATGCCGCCAAGGCTAATTTTGCTAGCTATGGTCGGTCCGTGAATAAGGGTCCGGTTCAATTCACTTCTTACGGGGAAGGTGCCAAGAATCATCatattgaatttaaaatctacGGTGACAATTACAGTTTCAAGAAGTATGCTAAAAATGGTGTCACGTTCAAGACCTATCTCAATGAAA CTGGTGGCAGAAAAGTTAAACCTAACACTAATAATAAGTGGGTGGAGCCTGGGAAGTTTTTCAGGGAGAAGATGTTGAAGAGTGGAACAGTGATGCCTATGCCTGACATTCGGGATAAGATGCCTAAAAGGTCATTTTTGCCCCGAGTGATCGCCGCGAAATTACCATTTTCAACTAGCAAGATTCGTGAGCTGAACAAAATTTTTCATGCCAGGGAGAATTCCGGAATCGGTCGTTTGATTTCTGATGCGTTGAATGAATGCGAGAGAGCTCCTAGCCCTGGGGAGACCAAAAGGTGCGTTGGCTCCGGCGAGGACATGATTGACTTTGCAACTTCAGTGCTGGGTCGAAACGTTGTCGTGCGAACGACTGAAAATACTCGAGGTTCTGGGGGGAATATACTGATAGGTTCGGTCAAAGGAATCAACGGTGGGAAAGTAACCAGATCCGTGTCTTGTCATCAGAGTTTGTTCCCGTACTTGTTGTACTATTGCCATTCGGTACCAAAAGTGCGGGTCTACGAAGCGGATATACTTGACCCGAACACGAAGGACAAAGTCAACCGCGGAGTTGCCATCTGTCACGTTGACACGTCATCCTGGAGCCCCGGTTATGGAGCCTTCATTGCTCTGGGTTCGGGTCCTGGGAAGATTGAGGTTTGCCACTGGATTTTTGAGAATGATATGACTTGGGCTGTGGCTTATTGA